In one Asterias amurensis chromosome 9, ASM3211899v1 genomic region, the following are encoded:
- the LOC139942320 gene encoding uncharacterized protein: protein MFRYGRELIISARFRLQRSREGASHTQSRELLSKPCLSSELQGVHEAGTDSQEGTGSSLEDRRRSDSEGPQPVGAVRPQAPGICGDGGVNWPRRRKLGSFATTLLRRILRGSKVAPLSNEQQDATLPTVTCDENPRCQAWGKGETAPRKHHVRRRKAVGGRQSGRTARKFSLRHRLEMGIFQHSGLGVVSPDHSVRESGQTTFGTRGTDEVMVNFELCDESNGQNATAGGDDVGLPSTLVDGSRSCDHSAEKRRSLEIKATEFKLKMANDITRITNDDEKKERRKRNDRGLPTQNANGSASSLNTDITLVNNEHTLMCVAGMGHNEHELVVHSSCKSVDGTKTQHGHRQPDLASSSPKSSEEEVIFTEEQPNEKTLDIKPYDLAIEISELSPEGRWLRVKTITSHLKKRIDLLTLRKFSSQVLPFTSDEEREIEENAERAEKLLEALHRLSKGASKITTEDKTIQQKSLFERNKQNKRQNVKPKICATKRRTPVVKKIKATALGFVKEKLNAGRKRPAQQKKKSQRLSSKPKAPTICPTLNRTYNKSSNQTQHGSPSSQVVSSSKVDLAALGLPILTDNDVEHVLTKRGTPLKLGSGDYGDVFLMRAVSDVSLMAVKRLTYVNRNAPDKRTADMVQEIKAMEAVRTCKIFPTFLGILDSFSFAQEFVGNQQKHTCWSAYKLLYKSPKGPFLLPLDWTRISRDVTTGLKALHRAGWTHNDLHIGNVMIWRDPKKLTATWEAKIIDLGKASLISDPPPLKTFNKMEKLYAQEHCPQMAPEIVEGRSRYNVKSDVYSLGVIFHDIAKQNRLLSCFDRIAKGCAVKDASKRTELTSVLKELNRLCCKVVNRNRINRRTK from the exons ATGTTCCGATACGGAAGAGAGCTTATAATATCTGCTAGATTCAG ATTACAAAGGAGCCGCGAAGGAGCTTCTCATACCCAATCCCGAGAGCTCCTCAGCAAACCGTGCTTGTCATCTGAGCTCCAAGGTGTCCATGAGGCAGGTACGGACAGCCAAGAGGGTACAGGTTCATCCCTTGAGGACCGTAGACGGTCAGACTCAGAAGGACCACAACCCGTGGGGGCGGTGCGACCACAGGCCCCCGGTATCTGCGGTGACGGCGGAGTGAACTGGCCTCGTCGCCGTAAGCTTGGTTCGTTTGCTACAACTTTGTTACGAAG GATACTGAGAGGTTCCAAAGTAGCCCCACTTTCCAATGAGCAACAAGACGCTACTCTGCCAACCGTCACTTGTGACGAAAACCCCCGCTGTCAAGCATGGGGTAAGGGGGAGACAGCCCCGAGAAAACATCACGTCCGTcggcgtaaagccgttggtggTAGGCAGTCAGGTCGAACTGCTAGGAAATTCTCACTCAG ACATCGGCTTGAAATGGGAATATTTCAGCATAGTGGTCTTGGCGTTGTTTCACCGGATCATTCAGTCAGAGAGAGTGGGCAGACAACCTTTGGCACGAGAGGTACCGATGAAGTAATGGTCAATTTCGAACTCTGTGATGAGAGCAATGGTCAGAATGCAACGGCCGGTGGTGATGATGTGGGTCTACCGTCTACCCTGGTGGACGGGAGTCGGAGCTGTGACCACTCCGCTGAGAAAAGAAG ATCGTTGGAAATAAAGGCAactgaattcaaactcaaaATGGCAAATGACATCACAAGAATTACGAACGATGACGAAAAGAAGGAGCGACGGAAGAGAAACGACAGAGGGCTCCCTACACAAAACGCAAACGGATCAGCATCGAGTCTCAACACTGACATCACCCTTGTAAATAATGAACACACATTAATGTGCGTGGCGGGTATGGGACATAATGAACACGAGCTTGTTGTACATAGTTCCTGCAAGTCGGTCGATGGAACGAAAACACAGCATGGCCACAGACAACCCGATCTTGCCTCCTCTTCGCCGAAATCTTCAGAAGAGGAAGTAATTTTTACAGAAGAGCAACCGAACGAAAAAACC TTGGACATAAAACCCTATGATTTGGCAATTGAGATCAGCGAACTGTCACCAGAGGGGAGATGGCTCCGTGTGAAGACAATCACTTCACATCTGAAGAAGAGAATTGACCTTCTCACTCTCAGGAAATTCAGTAGCCAAGTGCTTCCCTTTACAAGTGACGAGGAAAGG GAAATTGAAGAAAATGCTGAAAGGGCTGAGAAACTGTTGGAAGCACTACATAGATTGTCCAAAGGAGCCAGCAAAAT CACAACCGAAGATAAAACCATCCAGCAAAAGTCATTATTCGAAAGGAATAAGCAAAATAAACGCCAAAACGTCAAGCCAAAGATTTGCGCTACTAAACGAAGAACCCCGGTGGTTAAGAAAATCAAAGCCACAGCATTGGGCTTTGTAAAAGAGAAACTGAATGCGGGTCGAAAAAGACCCGCCCAACAGAAGAAGAAATCACAACGACTTTCTTCAAAACCAAAGGCACCGACTATCTGTCCAACTTTAAACAGGACATACAATAAGTCGAGTAACCAGACTCAACATGGGTCTCCTTCATCACAAGTGGTGTCTTCTAGCAAGGTGGACCTTGCAGCATTGGGCCTGCCTATACTGACAGACAACGACGTGGAGCATGTGCTGACGAAAAGAGGAACCCCGCTCAAACTTGGCTCCGGTGATTACGGGGACGTATTCCTCATGAGGGCGGTATCAGATGTCTCTCTCATGGCCGTGAAACGCCTGACTTACGTGAACCGTAACGCACCGGATAAACGAACCGCTGACATGGTGCAGGAAATCAAAGCCATGGAAGCCGTTCGAACCTGCAAGATCTTCCCGACGTTCCTCGGGATCCTGGACAGCTTTTCCTTCGCGCAGGAGTTCGTTGGTAACCAGCAGAAGCATACCTGTTGGAGTGCGTACAAACTGCTGTATAAGAGTCCCAAGGGCCCGTTTCTGCTGCCCCTGGATTGGACGAGAATCTCCCGTGACGTCACAACTGGACTGAAGGCTCTACACCGTGCTGGATGGACACACAATGACCTCCATATTGGAAACGTCATGATATGGCGAGATCCTAAGAAACTGACAGCGACTTGGGAAGCCAAGATCATCGATCTTGGGAAGGCATCGTTGATCAGTGACCCGCCGCCCCTCAAAACCTTTAACAAGATGGAGAAACTGTACGCACAGGAGCACTGCCCCCAGATGGCCCCTGAAATCGTAGAGGGCAGGAGTCGTTACAATGTGAAGTCGGATGTCTACAGTCTTGGAGTGATATTCCACGACATTGCTAAGCAGAACCGATTGTTGTCATGTTTTGATAGGATAGCTAAGGGCTGTGCCGTAAAGGATGCAAGCAAAAGGACAGAACTTACGTCAGTCTTGAAGGAACTCAATCGGCTTTGCTGCAAGGTTGTCAATCGAAACCGCATTAATAGACGCACAAAGTAA